From Camelina sativa cultivar DH55 chromosome 5, Cs, whole genome shotgun sequence:
GTCAGTCGCTGCTATGAAGGATATCGAAGCAATTTATGGGCTGAAGATGATTAGTTGGCAAGGAGATCCTTGTGTCCCTGAGCTATTAAGATGGGAAGATCTAAAGTGCAGCTACGCCAATAAGTCTGCACCTCCAAGAATTATTTCCTTGTAAGATCACGGTCCCATAAGCATATTGTTTTGTGGAAAACCTAAATCTCTCTAATATCTTACACTTCAAATTTGTTCTTATGACGCAAACAGAGATTTGTCATCACGAGGATTAAAAGGGGTGATAGCGCCTGCCTTCCAAAATTTGACCGAGCTTCGAAAACTGTAAGAGACTAATTAAGAGCTATAAGCTATTAAAATACTTTAGTACTTAACGTAACACATGAGAAGACATATATATTGTGATCAACTGACcacatatttaaaaagaaaatagattttGTGTTATCATATTTCCAATTTTTCATATCTTAGTTACAAATTGGACtttgaacaaaaaacaaaaaaaaaagttacaaattggacaagaaaaaatatctcATATCATAATATTTTCGTCATCCTGTAAATTTAaacgaaaacatatatattaacttttcaCGTTTTATAAATGCTAGGGACTTGTCAAACAACAGTTTTACCGGAGGAGTGCCTGAGTTTCTAGCCAGCATGAAGTCATTATCGAACATGTGAGTTGAtgatataaacaaacatatttgtCACTTATTTTTCACTTGGTACGGTTGTAATATTTCTTTACCTTGGCACAGAAACTTAAATTGGAATGATCTTACGGGTCCTCTTCCTAAAGTATTTCAtgataaagaaaagaatggGCTAAAGCTAACGTAAGTTTTTCACGTTTATGTTTCCTTTCCATCTACTAGTGACAATCTTCTGTTTACTTTCAGTCTTATTCAACAATACTTATCTTCCTAAGGATCCAAGGAAACTCAAAGTTCAGTGATGATGCGTCATCCAAAAGTAACAATCAAAAGTATGTTGTACCAGTTGTTGCGTCGGTAGCTTCTGTGCTCATCGTTGTAGCTGTGCTAATTCTAattcttgttttcaaaaagaGAAGGCCAACGCAAGGTACTTAATCATAGACGGATATATCCTCATTGTAACTTGCATGCATGATGACATACTAAaggatgaattttttttggttttggtacaGTTGATTCTTTACCTACAGTTCAACATGAGTTACCAAGTAGACCATCTATATTTACTCAAAcgaaaaggttcaaatattccGAGGTGGTAACACTGACAGACAACTTTGAAAGAGTTCTTGGAGAAGGAGGGTTCGGGGTAGTGTATCATGGTTCTTTGAGTGGTACGCAACCAATAGCAGTTAAACTACTCTCTCAATCTTCAGTACAAGGCTATAAGGAATTCAAAGCTGAGGTATGTTAAGGtctaaaacaaaatgcatatgtTGTAAACTATTTAAAACTTGATTGTTTGTCTTCATAATGAACATGAAGTGGCtctcaataatttattttttgacattGTTGGTCAGGTTGAACTTCTTTTGAGAGTCCACCACGTCAATTTGGTAAGTCTGGTTGGGTATTGTGATGAAGAAAGCCACTTGGCCCTCCTTTATGAGTATGCACCCAACGGAGACTTAAAACAACATCTCTCAggtttaaaattgattttaccACGTTTTCAAACAAgaattaattgatatatatattttgatgtttCACGTCTTACAACACCACTCAACTTTTTGAAATTATAGGAGAACGAGGTGGCTCTCCATTGAAGTGGTCAAGTAGACTAAAAATTGTGGTCGAAACTGCACAAGGTTCGTATTAAGCTCAAATCCATCAATCACTTTAAATCTATCATCTAACATggataaatattattatatataggatTAGAATACTTACATACGGGTTGCCAACCTCCAATGGTACATCGCGAtgtcaaaacaacaaatatactTTTAGACGAACACTTCCAAGCAAAACTTGCAGATTTTGGCCTCTCAAGATCTTTTCCAATTGGAGGTGAAACTCATGTTTCAACAGCTGTTGCTGGAACTCCTGGATATTTGGATCCTGAGTGAGTGTTAGATCATCTAACCAATTCGATCCATAAAGAAACATATTATGATTCAGTCGAAAAATAAGTATCATATTGTCTTGTTTTGCAGATATTATCGTACAAATAGGTTGAATGAAAAGAGTGATGTATATAGCTTTGGGATTGTATTATTGGAGATCGTCACAAGTCGACCTGTGATTCAGCAAACCCGAGAAAAGCCACACATAGCAGCATGGGTGGGATATATGCTTACTAAGGGAGATATTGAAAACGTTGTGGATCCAAGACTCAATAGAGATTATGAGCCTACT
This genomic window contains:
- the LOC104786801 gene encoding probable LRR receptor-like serine/threonine-protein kinase At2g28960 isoform X2, with amino-acid sequence METMMVLMYTPNLIYTLGLTCGWRWIWNSGMMLGPLDLIYRRAYTSNSTAVIRYPDDVFDRKWYRYDLSETDVNTTLSVRSSSPFQVPEAVSRSGVTPKNATTPLRIRLSLADDSDKVNVYFHFAEIQALRPNDTREFDIELEDTIIKSAYSPTMLQLDTLYNLSPQKCSFGLCYLDLVRTPRSTLPPLINAIEAFKVLDFPYAETNPNDVAAMKDIEAIYGLKMISWQGDPCVPELLRWEDLKCSYANKSAPPRIISLDLSSRGLKGVIAPAFQNLTELRKLDLSNNSFTGGVPEFLASMKSLSNINLNWNDLTGPLPKVFHDKEKNGLKLTIQGNSKFSDDASSKSNNQKYVVPVVASVASVLIVVAVLILILVFKKRRPTQVDSLPTVQHELPSRPSIFTQTKRFKYSEVVTLTDNFERVLGEGGFGVVYHGSLSGTQPIAVKLLSQSSVQGYKEFKAEVELLLRVHHVNLVSLVGYCDEESHLALLYEYAPNGDLKQHLSGERGGSPLKWSSRLKIVVETAQGLEYLHTGCQPPMVHRDVKTTNILLDEHFQAKLADFGLSRSFPIGGETHVSTAVAGTPGYLDPEYYRTNRLNEKSDVYSFGIVLLEIVTSRPVIQQTREKPHIAAWVGYMLTKGDIENVVDPRLNRDYEPTSVWKALEIAMSCVNPSSEKRPTMSQVTNELKQCLILDNSRRGGRDDMGSRSSVEMSTSFTTEIIPKAR
- the LOC104786801 gene encoding probable LRR receptor-like serine/threonine-protein kinase At2g28960 isoform X3 yields the protein MLQLDTLYNLSPQKCSFGLCYLDLVRTPRSTLPPLINAIEAFKVLDFPYAETNPNDVAAMKDIEAIYGLKMISWQGDPCVPELLRWEDLKCSYANKSAPPRIISLDLSSRGLKGVIAPAFQNLTELRKLDLSNNSFTGGVPEFLASMKSLSNINLNWNDLTGPLPKVFHDKEKNGLKLTIQGNSKFSDDASSKSNNQKYVVPVVASVASVLIVVAVLILILVFKKRRPTQVDSLPTVQHELPSRPSIFTQTKRFKYSEVVTLTDNFERVLGEGGFGVVYHGSLSGTQPIAVKLLSQSSVQGYKEFKAEVELLLRVHHVNLVSLVGYCDEESHLALLYEYAPNGDLKQHLSGERGGSPLKWSSRLKIVVETAQGLEYLHTGCQPPMVHRDVKTTNILLDEHFQAKLADFGLSRSFPIGGETHVSTAVAGTPGYLDPEYYRTNRLNEKSDVYSFGIVLLEIVTSRPVIQQTREKPHIAAWVGYMLTKGDIENVVDPRLNRDYEPTSVWKALEIAMSCVNPSSEKRPTMSQVTNELKQCLILDNSRRGGRDDMGSRSSVEMSTSFTTEIIPKAR